The Candidatus Koribacter versatilis Ellin345 genome has a segment encoding these proteins:
- a CDS encoding nitrilase-related carbon-nitrogen hydrolase: MDSRLRRVVLAAVAASGAMLFFASGVHPQWWLMWPAMVPVLAVAPRIRARWAFAAGFTSWAIGALNSWSYLAKVGVPVVVRVIAAVAPAIAFALALLLYRSYAVCGKPWRAALALASAWTAWEFLFSMMSIHGTFGNMAYTQMDFLPVLQLASVFGLWGVEFCLFLFAAAFALRTTEAGRRGKFVVAVILLAAAVLGFGAWRLNSGPSRSETVNVGLLASDFNGNNNPEGPDKQGRLLREYLVHADALIARGAEVVVIPEKISAVVQPLTGEIDARYQAEVDTTQAPIVVGVIRKEDGKLYNEARTYLPAQAHPVTYEKHHMLPPFESEMLLGTSRVVVNRATTWGVAICKDMDFPRLSREYGRDGVGLLLVPAWDFVVDGWLHDRMAVMRGVESGFSIARTAKNGLLTVTDDRGRVIAEAKSTDSEFASVLARVSVEHDRTIYAAWGDWWGWVCVLLTLALMAAALVWR; the protein is encoded by the coding sequence ATGGACTCAAGGCTTAGGCGGGTGGTGCTGGCCGCGGTGGCAGCGTCGGGCGCGATGTTGTTTTTCGCCAGTGGCGTGCATCCGCAGTGGTGGCTGATGTGGCCGGCGATGGTGCCGGTGCTCGCAGTAGCTCCGCGGATCCGCGCTAGGTGGGCGTTTGCGGCGGGGTTCACGAGCTGGGCGATCGGTGCGCTGAATTCGTGGAGTTACCTGGCGAAGGTCGGCGTGCCGGTTGTGGTTCGGGTGATCGCGGCCGTGGCTCCCGCGATTGCGTTCGCCCTGGCGCTGCTGTTGTATCGCTCGTATGCGGTGTGTGGGAAGCCGTGGCGCGCGGCACTGGCGCTGGCCTCGGCGTGGACGGCGTGGGAATTCTTGTTCAGCATGATGTCGATCCACGGGACATTCGGCAACATGGCGTACACGCAGATGGATTTTTTGCCGGTGCTGCAATTGGCGTCGGTGTTTGGGTTGTGGGGCGTGGAGTTTTGCTTGTTCTTGTTCGCAGCAGCGTTTGCACTGCGAACGACCGAGGCGGGACGTCGCGGAAAGTTTGTGGTCGCGGTGATCTTGCTCGCGGCGGCGGTGCTGGGATTTGGTGCGTGGCGGCTGAACAGCGGACCATCGCGTTCGGAGACGGTGAACGTTGGGCTCCTCGCATCGGATTTCAACGGGAACAACAATCCCGAAGGCCCGGACAAGCAGGGGCGCTTGCTGCGCGAGTACCTGGTGCATGCCGATGCGCTGATCGCGCGCGGCGCGGAAGTGGTGGTGATCCCGGAGAAGATCTCGGCCGTCGTGCAGCCGCTGACTGGGGAAATTGATGCACGCTACCAGGCGGAGGTGGACACGACGCAGGCGCCGATCGTGGTCGGCGTGATTCGAAAAGAAGACGGGAAGCTCTACAACGAAGCGCGGACGTACTTACCGGCGCAGGCGCATCCGGTGACCTACGAGAAGCACCACATGCTGCCACCGTTTGAGTCGGAGATGCTGCTGGGGACGTCGCGGGTAGTGGTGAACCGCGCGACGACATGGGGTGTAGCGATCTGCAAGGACATGGATTTTCCGCGGCTGAGCCGCGAGTATGGCCGCGATGGCGTGGGGCTGCTGCTGGTTCCGGCGTGGGATTTCGTGGTGGATGGCTGGCTGCACGATCGCATGGCGGTGATGCGCGGCGTGGAAAGTGGGTTCAGCATCGCGCGCACCGCGAAAAACGGATTGCTCACCGTGACCGATGATCGCGGGCGGGTGATCGCCGAGGCGAAAAGCACCGATAGCGAGTTTGCTTCCGTGCTGGCACGGGTTTCCGTGGAGCATGACCGGACGATTTACGCGGCGTGGGGAGATTGGTGGGGATGGGTTTGCGTTCTTCTTACGCTCGCGTTGATGGCCGCGGCACTTGTGTGGCGATAG
- a CDS encoding PEGA domain-containing protein, whose product MINRISALLCSSLLPFQMLAQDAAAPANPLHSAEPATTAAARPAMTTFGLEDATPIKMRTARTISSAEAKVGDTVDFEVLEEVRVNGLLVVPKGGIAWATVTEAVHKRSMGREGKLNINIDSVRLADGEKVALRAVKEGHGGGHVGAMTGAIVATSIVFFPAAPLFLFIHGKDITIPKGTEITGYVNGNTPLVQAKFEEKPPADTTAGAPATQNTSLDISSTPAGADIEIDGKFVGDTPSTVPLPAGDHIIKISKSGFTAWQRTVSLSGGTIKLNPELEAIAK is encoded by the coding sequence ATGATCAATCGCATCTCCGCTCTACTTTGTAGCTCACTGCTTCCTTTCCAGATGCTCGCCCAAGATGCCGCGGCGCCGGCCAATCCGCTCCACTCAGCGGAACCGGCGACGACAGCTGCAGCCAGGCCGGCGATGACGACCTTCGGGCTCGAAGACGCAACCCCAATCAAGATGCGCACCGCGCGTACTATTAGCTCTGCCGAAGCCAAGGTCGGAGATACCGTCGATTTCGAAGTTCTCGAGGAAGTTCGCGTGAACGGCCTGCTTGTGGTTCCGAAGGGCGGGATCGCATGGGCGACCGTTACGGAAGCCGTCCACAAGCGCAGCATGGGACGCGAAGGCAAACTCAACATCAATATCGATTCCGTTCGGCTCGCGGACGGAGAGAAAGTTGCGCTGCGCGCTGTGAAGGAAGGCCACGGTGGCGGCCACGTCGGCGCTATGACTGGCGCGATCGTCGCCACCAGCATCGTCTTCTTCCCGGCCGCGCCGCTCTTCCTCTTCATTCACGGCAAAGACATCACCATCCCCAAGGGCACGGAGATCACTGGCTACGTCAACGGCAACACGCCGCTGGTCCAGGCAAAATTTGAAGAGAAGCCTCCGGCCGATACGACCGCAGGCGCGCCCGCGACACAGAACACGAGCCTCGACATCTCTTCAACTCCCGCCGGTGCCGACATCGAGATCGACGGCAAATTTGTCGGCGACACTCCCTCCACGGTGCCTCTACCCGCGGGAGATCACATCATCAAGATCTCGAAATCCGGATTCACTGCGTGGCAGCGTACCGTCAGCCTCAGCGGCGGAACCATCAAATTGAACCCGGAACTCGAAGCAATCGCAAAGTAG